In Cryptomeria japonica chromosome 10, Sugi_1.0, whole genome shotgun sequence, a genomic segment contains:
- the LOC131046378 gene encoding serine/arginine-rich SC35-like splicing factor SCL28 isoform X2 gives MSSSCSGRSNRNPKLKRRTPSPPSRRERGKKSSEDDNNDSSSAPRFTAYATTLLVRNLSQNTRPEDLRIPFESFGPMNDVYLPKNYHTGKPTGFGFVKYRNAEDAAEAKHHMNNQIICGHQISVVFSKEDAKRPEQMLAKEHDS, from the exons ATGAGCAGCAGTTGCAGTGGCCGCAGTAACCGCAATCCAAAGCTGAAGCGCCGAACGCCGAGCCCTCCTTCTCGGCGTGAAAGAGGAAAGAAATCTTCAGAGGATGACAACAATGATTCCTCATCTGCACCTCGTTTCACAGCATATGCCACAACTTTGCTAGTTAGAAACCTCTCTCAAAACACAAG GCCAGAGGATCTTCGCATTCCCTTTGAGAGCTTTGGACCTATGAATGATGTATATCTTCCTAAAAATTACCATACAGG AAAGCCAACAGGTTTTGGATTTGTTAAGTACAGAAACGCTGAGGATGCTGCAGAAGCCAAACACCATATGAATAATCAAATTATATGCGGGCATCAGATCAGTGTTGTCTTTTCTAAGGAGGATGCTAAACGTCCAGAACAGATGCTTGCAAAAGAACACGACTCTTAG
- the LOC131046378 gene encoding serine/arginine-rich SC35-like splicing factor SCL28 isoform X3, producing MSSSRSNRNPKLKRRTPSPPPRRERGKKYSEDDNNASNSASTPRYTAYPTTLLVRNLSQDTRPEDLRIPFESFGPMNDVYLPKNYHTGKPTGFGFVKYRNAEDAAEAKHHMNNQIICGHQISVVFSKEDAKRPEQMLAKEHDS from the exons ATGAGCAGTAGTCGCAGTAACCGCAATCCAAAGCTGAAGCGCCGAACGCCGAGCCCTCCTCCTCGCCGTGAAAGAGGAAAGAAATATTCAGAGGATGACAACAACGCCTCTAATTCCGCCTCTACACCTCGTTACACAGCATATCCCACAACTTTGCTAGTTAGAAACCTCTCTCAAGACACAAG GCCAGAGGATCTTCGCATTCCCTTTGAGAGCTTTGGACCTATGAATGATGTATATCTTCCTAAAAATTACCATACAGG AAAGCCAACAGGTTTTGGATTTGTTAAGTACAGAAACGCTGAGGATGCTGCAGAAGCCAAACACCATATGAATAATCAAATTATATGCGGGCATCAGATCAGTGTTGTCTTTTCTAAGGAGGATGCTAAACGTCCAGAACAGATGCTTGCAAAAGAACACGACTCTTAG
- the LOC131046378 gene encoding serine/arginine-rich SC35-like splicing factor SCL28 isoform X1 yields MSSNSSSSRSNRNPKLKRRTPSPPSRREIGKKSSEDDDNDSSSAPRYTAYPTTLLVRNLSQDTRPEDLRIPFESFGPMNDVYLPKNYHTGKPTGFGFVKYRNAEDAAEAKHHMNNQIICGHQISVVFSKEDAKRPEQMLAKEHDS; encoded by the exons ATGAGCAGTAACAGTAGCAGTAGCCGCAGTAACCGCAATCCAAAGCTGAAGCGCCGAACGCCGAGCCCTCCTTCTCGCCGTGAAATAGGAAAGAAATCTTCAGAGGATGACGACAATGATTCCTCCTCTGCACCTCGTTACACAGCATACCCCACAACTTTGCTAGTTAGAAACCTCTCTCAAGACACAAG GCCAGAGGATCTTCGCATTCCCTTTGAGAGCTTTGGACCTATGAATGATGTATATCTTCCTAAAAATTACCATACAGG AAAGCCAACAGGTTTTGGATTTGTTAAGTACAGAAACGCTGAGGATGCTGCAGAAGCCAAACACCATATGAATAATCAAATTATATGCGGGCATCAGATCAGTGTTGTCTTTTCTAAGGAGGATGCTAAACGTCCAGAACAGATGCTTGCAAAAGAACACGACTCTTAG